The sequence below is a genomic window from Sneathiella sp. P13V-1.
TTGATATCGCCATCAGAATTGGCAGAAAGCCAGACGTGACCAATCTTAACGCAGTAAAACTCTCTGACTTAAATTTACGTGCGGCGGCGACGCCTAGTTACATTGCAGCCTCAAAAACTGAGACATTAGAAGAAATCAGCCACTTGAACCTGTTGCAAGACAGTCATCGTTACTGGGAACATGTTTTTGAGGAAGATAAAATCGATCCAACAGGACGAGTTTTTGACTTTAACCAAACGGCTCTTGCCATTGATGCTGCGGTAAATGGGCAAGGTGTTGTGCTCGCGCCAGATCTTCTCATATCAAATGACCTCGCAGAAGGTCGACTGATAGAGGTTTGCGATATTCCTCATAAGGTCTCGCAGAAATACTACATTTTGTGGCCCATGAACCACCCCAATGCAAATCTCGTCAAACGATTTGTGGAGTGGATCATGGAGAAAACAAAGTAAACCAGTTTTTAGTATGATTTTGGCAAACCCAATGCATTTTCAGCAAGGTAGCTAAGGATTAATTGCGGGCTAATGGGGGCTAGCCTGTGGATCAAGCTCTCCCTCAAATACCGCTCGACATGAAACTCTTTGGCATATCCCATGCCGCCGTGGGTCATCACGGCATTTGTACAGGATTTAAACGTTGCCTCTGCCGCGAGGTATTTTGCAGCATTTGCCTGAAGGCCACATTCTTCGCCATTGTCATACATTTGGGCCGCTCTGAAGGCCATTAGGTTTGCCGCTTCCAGCTCAGCCCAGGATTCTGCAAGTGGATGTTGAATGGATTGATTTTGCCCGATCGGGCGCCCGAACACCTCTCGCTCCCGCGCGTAAGTGGCCGCTTTATTCAAAGCAGCACGGCCAAGCCCGACCATGGATGCAGAAATCAAAATCCGTTCTGCGTTTAGCCCGTGAAGCAGATAACGAAAACCTTTGCCCTCTTCACCGATCAAATGTTCTTTTGGAACAGGCAAATCATCAATGAACATTTCATTGGAATCTACGCATTTGCGACCCATCTTGTCGATGGCACGAATATCCACATAGTCGCGGTCCAAATCAGTATAAAAAAGCGACAAACCATCAATTGGGCGCTTTGTCTCTTCTTCACTTTTTGTCCGGGCAATCAGAAGCATCTTGTTGGCGCGCTGGGCTGTTGATGTCCAGATTTTGCGACCATTGACAACATACTTGTCTCCGTCCCAAACGGCGCGCGTTTTAAGGCGTGTCGTATCAAGCCCCGTATTTGGCTCTGTCACAGCAAAACAAGCGACATCTTCGCGCTTGATAATTGGCGGAAGCCATTTGTTTTTCTGCTCGTCCGATCCAAAAACGACAACTGGGTTCAAACCAAAAATTCCAATAATCAAGGCCGCGAAGCCAGCGTTGCCTGCACCGGATTCAGTAATTGCCTGCGCCATAACAGCCGCATCAGCAATGCCAAGGCCACTTCCGCCATATTTCTCAGGCATGGCGATACCCATATAACCTTCTTTTACAATGGCCTGACAAAACTCCTCCGGGAACTTGCCGTCCGTATCGCGCTCAAGCCAATAATCATCACCAAACTGCTGGCAGAGTTTCAGAACATTTTCCCTGATCTGCTCCTGCTCCGGCGTAAGTACTACACTCATTTATCCCTCCCTGTGCGGAAAGGGCGCCCCACCGGGGCGCCTCAAATTAAACGCCGATTGTGTAACCACCATTTACAGAAAGATGCTGACCCGTGATGTAACTGGAAGCCTCAGACAACAGGAAACAAACAGGTTGGGAAACTTCGTCAGGATTGGAGAAACGCTTCATTGGAACTTGCGCCATAACGCCGTCACGGAACTTGTCAGATCGAATAGTTTCCGTCATCTCTGTTTCGACCACACCGAAACAAATTGAATTCACACGAATTTGACGCTGCGCCCATTCACGTGCAGAACTCATTGTCAGTCCCATGACACCGGATTTTGCGGCACCATAGTTTATCTGACCAATTGTCCCGCGGCGCCCTGCATCAGATGAAATATTGACGATAGATGCTGGGCCCGTATCTCCATCGGCATTGCGCTCCCACATGTGACGACCTACGGCCTGCAAGCAGTAGAAAACACCAGACAAATTGACATCGATAACTTCCTGCCACGTTTTGACAGGCATTTTGACCGCCATGGCTGCACGAACGATACCTGCGTTATTCACCAGACCATGAATGACTGAGTTTTTGGAAACAGCATTGTCCACCATAGTTTGCACAAATGCAGGATCGGCAACGGAACCAACATGCATTTCTGCCTTGTCAGACCCAATCTCGTCAACAAGTTGCTCAAGCTTCTCACCTTGCATATCTACCATGATGGCGCGACCACCAAGGTCAGCAATCAGCCGTGAAACCCCCTCACCAATACCCTGCGCCGCACCTGTAACGATGATATTATGTCCACTAAGATCCATTGGATTTTTCATTTTTTCCCCTTCGCGTTTTATTATTTACCGTTATCGGCGATTTTTCGTATATGCGAAACTAATTCGCTTATTAAAATTTACAAATAAAAAAAGATCAAGCCTTTTCACACGACAGGACAAAATCATTGGTTAGAAACACTTTATTTAGGTTCTGCATCTACCGTATATTCGAATTAACCATTGGAACTGGTTAGGAGTGGCTCAAACTTGGGTATTATGTGTTGATGTCAGATAAAGCCGCTGAAAATCAAAATAACGGATTGCAGATCGACTCTTCAACCCGCGCCATTTTGGATGCCAGTCCTATTGGCGTGACCATTATTGATCGCAACACAACTGAATTGCTTTTTGCAAACCCGGTTGTCCAGCAACATTATTCCAAAAACAATTTTGACGAACTTTCTGAAATTGACCCGTCGAAAACATGGGTAGATCACGATCAGTTCGACTTTATAGTGGACTGTCTGAAAAACGCGTCCTCTTTCACCAACCTCGAGGCGGAACGGGTTCTCCCGGATGGCCAGAAATGGTGGTCACTTCTCAACGCCCAGCCAATTATTTTTGAGGGGCGAGAGGCAAGTATCTTCTGGCAAATCGATATCACTGCAAGAAAAGAAATCGAAAGCCAACTCTTGAAAAGTGAGAACTTGCTTCATCGTATGTTTGAAGCAAGTCCTGTCGCCATCGGCATTACAAGACAAGCGGACTCAACCATCATTTTTGCAAACACCACATATGCGACCATGTTTGGATATGATCCAGAGGAAATCATCGGGCATCAAGCATCCGACATGTGGGCAGACAAGTCAGATCGCATTAAGTTTCTAGAGATTTTCCAGAAGGACGGCCAGATCATTCACAAAGAAGCCCGCGGCCTTCGAAAAGATGGCTCCGAGCAGTGGGTTTCCTTAAGCTGGAAACCTTTCGAATATAATGATGAACCTTGCCATATCTTCTGGTTCACTGATATTTCGCAACAAAAAGAAACTGAATTCGCAATTGAAAAAGCCAAAAAGCAGGCGGAAGAAGCCACTAAAGCTAAATCACGTTTTCTGGCAACAATGAGCCACGAAATCAGAACTCCATTAAATGGGGTTCTCGGTATCGCTGAGCTACTTGGCAATTCTGAACTTGATGACATTCAAACCAAACGCGTGAACTCCATTATTTCTTCTGGAGAAACCCTTCTTGCCATCCTCAATGATGTGCTTGACATGAGTAAAATCGAAGCTGGCAGCATGGAACTTGAAGAGAAAAACTTCCCGCTTCGAAGCCTCCTGGACAGCCTGACACTTCCTTTCGATGAAGAAGCCAGAATGAAAGGCTTTCCTCTTAAAAGCCAATTCGACATTGAAAGCGATCTACATCTCTTTGGGGATCCAACTCGCCTACAGCAGATTCTGTGGAACTTGCTTGGGAACGCAGTAAAATTTACTGATCAGGGGAAAGTAACTTTCTCTGTCACGCTAGTTTCAGACAAACAAACTGAGGACCAAAGCCTTGTCCGGTTTGTCATAGAAGATACAGGTTGCGGAATCCCAGAAGATAGATTGGACACCATATTTGAACCTTTTGCCCAAAGTGACAACTCAATATCCAGAAAGTTTGGAGGATCCGGACTGGGCCTTTCAATTGTCAAAAATCTGATTGAGTTGATGGGCGGCACTGTAGCCGTAAAGAGCGGGCCCTTTGGGTCAGAATTTACTGTAGAAATCCCATTTTCAGTCATCACAAAAAACGAAAATGGACATCCCGCCGATGGCTCCCCGTCTTCAAATGCAACACCGCTTAATGTCATTCTGGCGGAAGATAATGCCGTGAATGCCATGATCGCAAGAGCTTTTCTGGAAGAAGCGGGGCATACGGTGAAACACGCCAAAAACGGCTTGGAGGCTGTTGAATTGGCCAAAGAACATTGGGCGGATGTCATTTTAATGGATATACGAATGCCGAAAATGGATGGCATCGAAGCGACACAAACAATTCGCAAATTTTTGACTGACACCGACTTGCCCATTGTTGCCGTCACTGCTGAAGTCTTTAAGGAAAAACATGATGAGTTTTCCAGCGCAGGAATTCAACAAGTTATCACAAAACCATACACAGTGGCGCAACTCAACGACGTCCTGTCAAAATTCCAGTAATTTTCTTGTAAAATAAAATAATCAACATGTGATCAATGATATTTTTTTGTCATTCTTCGTTGAGAAAATTTGAAAACTGGTAAAAAGTACAAACATCTGAAACGGGCGCGCCAAATTACGGAGATAACAATGAGCGAAACCGACTCATATACCCCACCTAAAGTTTGGAAATGGGAAGAGGAAAACGGCGGCAAATTTGCAAATATTAACCGCCCTATCGCAGGCGCAACTCACGAGAAAGAACTGCAGCGCGGCAAGCACCCTCTGCAGCTTTACTCTCTCGCCACACCAAATGGTGTGAAAGTGACAATCCTGTTGGAAGAACTTCTGGCAAAAGGCCATACAGGTGCCGAATATGATGCATGGCTCATCAATATCGGGGAAGGTGAACAGTTCGGCAGCGGTTTTGTTGGGGTTAATCCAAACTCCAAGATTCCAGCATTGATGGATTACAGCACGAAAGAGCCAACCCGCATCTTTGAATCTGGTGCTATTCTTCTGTATCTCGCTGAGAAATTTGGCGAATTTCTTCCGGAAGACCCCGCAAAGCGCCCTGAACTTCTGTCATGGCTGTTCTGGCAGATCGGGAGCACACCATATCTTGGTGGCGGCTTCGGTCATTTTTATGCATATGCACCATATAAAATTAAATACTGCATCGACCGTTTTGCCATGGAAGTTAAACGTCAGCTTGATGTTCTTGATCGTCATTTAGCCGATAACGAATATATGTGCGGCGACGAATACACCATCGCAGATATGGCCATCTGGCCGTGGTATGGTGCTCTTGTTGAAAACAAAGTGTATGACGCAGGTGAATTTCTCGACACGCGCTCCTACAAAAACATGGTCCGGTGGACAGAACAGCTTGGTAAGCGCGAAGCTGTCAAACGCGGTCGCATGGTCAATCGCGCCTTCGGAGAACTTAGCGAACAACTAAGAGAACGCCATGACGCGAGCGATTTTGATCTTCGTACACAGGATAAGCTGGAAGCAGCTGAATAATCCCTACCAACTTTTCGTAAAAATGCCGCCGTCATTGGCGGCATTTTTTTTGCTTAAGATGCCACTTTGAGCATTCCCATAAACTCTTTTAACGACCGACTTGGCTCTCCCCTCCACACAAGGTGGGTTTTATTTCTGCTAAACCCTGCTGGCATGGGAAACCGTTCAATCAATGTCGAGGAGACAGCATTATCCAACACTCCTTTAGGTACGATAGAAATTCCCGTCCCAGCCGTCACACAGGCGACAATCGCGTGATAGGAGCCAAGCTCCATAAAGCGCTCCGGGATTACCTGTAACTCCTGCAACCAGGAAATCAGACGCTTGCGGTAAGAACAACCTTGAGGAAAGGCAACGACTGTTTTTCTTCCAAGCGCAGCAACATCCGCCAAATTCAAAACCCCTTTTGGTGCGATCAGTTCCAGCTCCTCTTCAAACACTTCACGGCTATTCACGTTTTCAGCTTGGAAAGGTTCAGAAATAAAGGCAGCTTCGATACTATTGTTGTCAATTAACCGCAGCAACGCATCCGTCGTACCTGTTTGCAACTCTATTGTGGCTCCTGGAAATCTGGTATGAAATTCTGACAAATAAGGGGGAAGTTTAACACTTGCCGCACTTTCCAAGGCACCTAATCGCAAAATCCGTCCGGTGATCTCCTGACGAAATTCATGTTCAATTTCGTCTGCCAAATGAAGGATTTGGCCAGCATATTTTAACAGGGCCCGCCCTTCTTCGGTAAGTTCAATCCCCCGTCCCTGCCGTCTGAACAATTTCACGCCCAGGTGATCTTCCAACTGCTTTACGCGTTTGGTGACATTTGAAGGAACACGCCCCAACTTCTCGGAAGCTCTCAAAATCCCACCTTCAATGGCAACGGTTTGAAATATGCTCAGCTCATCCAGACTTATTTTTCTCATATCAAGAACAATTATGACTATTTATTCACTTTTTGATCATAACAGATCTGATCCATAATGGGTAAGATAATCGGAGGCACATCAAAGACATGGCTGGAGAAACCTGATGACCAACATATGTGACTTATTCGGGATTAACCTTCCCCTCATTCAGGCGCCAATGGCAGGAGTTCAAAAACATGAGCTGGCAGCTGCCGTGAGCAATGCAGGCGGACTTGGTTCCCTCCCGTGCGCCATGTTGTCCTCTACAGCAATTAAAGAAGAGACCTATGCTTTCAGAGAGAAATCCAAAGGGCCACTTAACCTCAACTTCTTCAGTCACAAAAATCCGGTTTTGAAAGCAGGCGAACTGGAAAAATGGAACGAAGCCCTAAGCGATTACTATTCTGAATTTGATCTGAAATTAACTGACCCAGATCCAACACCTGCAAGACAACCTTTCAACAACGAATTGGTCCAGCTTGTTGAAGAACTGAAACCGGAAGTGATCAGTTTTCACTTTGGCCTCCCGGACGAAGATCTTTTAAATCGAGCGCGAGGTACAGGGGCCAAAATCATTTCCTCCGCCACAACCGTCGAGGAGGCGATCTGGCTGGAAAGTAAAGGCGTGGATGCCATTATCGCGCAAGGATTGGAAGCCGGTGGTCACCGAGGTATTTTCCTTTCCGATGACATAAACACACAAGTTGGAACGATGTCTCTGCTTCCGCAAATCCTTGCGAATGTCAGAACGCCTGTGATTGCGTCGGGTGGTATCGCTGATGCGAAATCCGTGAAAGCGGCAATGGACCTGGGAGCTGCGGGTGTTCAGTTGGGAACCGTGTTCCTTTTATGCCCGGAAAGTCAGACAAGTGACATCCACCGAGAAGCTCTCAAAAATACGGATTCCCGTGTCACGGCTCTCACCAATGTATTTACAGGACGCCCAGCGCGCGGAATAGTTAATCGCATTATAAGGGAACAAGGCCCCATCAGTCCCAACGCTCCGCAATTCCCAATGGCGACCGCTGCGATGGCTCCCCTTAGGAGCAAGGCAGAGAGTATGGGAAGTGGGGATTTCAGCCCGCTATGGTCTGGTCAAAATACAAGCGGCTGTAAAGAAATCTCCGCAGCCGAACTCGCAAGTGAACTTATGTCACTGCTGCGTTAATCCTCTGAAAACTCTTCAAATGCACGAAGTGCTTGGGCGGCATACATTAAAGATGGGCCGCCGCCCATATAAATACACATCGCCAGAGTTTCAGTAATTTCCTCAGTGGTAGCGCCCATTTCAGCCAGCTTTTTGGAATGGAACCCAATACACCCATCACAATGCACGGCAACCCCAATAGCCAAAGCGACAAATTCCTTGGTTTTAGGATCCAGCGCCCCATCAGCACCAGCGGCTTGAGCCATTTTTGCAAAACCAGCCATGGCTTCCGGCTGTGCTTTTCGCAACTTACCCATATATTTTGAAATATCTTTGGTCAGTTCTTTGTAGCTATCGGCCATTCTTATTCTCTCCAGATTAATCTCACCTAACGGGTGTTTGATCTGAAAATTAAAAGACCTAAGAACGCTGAAAACATTGATCTGCCGCAAGCTGTATGGATTTTATGCGGGAATGATCCCCAAGGCTTCAGCCGCCACTTCAAATGATCTGAGCCTCGCTGAATGATCATAAATCTGGGCCGTGAAGATAATTTCATCTGCGCCTGTTTTTTGCTGGAATGCCTCGATCGCGGCCTTCACATCATCATGGTTACCTTGCGCAATGCAGGTCGTGAAACGCGAAATAATCATACGCTCCTGCGCGGAAAGGGTATCGGCAAACCCTTCCACTGGGGCTGGCAATTGAACGGGTTCACCGCGCGCCATTGCCAATACACCTTGCATCTGAGAGGTCGCAATCAAATCGGCCTGCTCTTTGGTGTCAGCCCCCATCAAATTCATCGCAACCATCACATATGGTTTGTCAAGTTGTTCTGACGGTTGAAAGCGATCTCTATAGATCTGAATGGCCTGCATTAGATCAGTTGGGGCAAAATGAGAGGCGAAAGCATATGGTAGTCCAAGATGAGCTGCCAATTGCGCCCCGTAGAGGCTGGACCCCAGTATCCAAAGCGGGATATTGAGTCCCGCCCCCGGCACCGCTCTCACCTTTTGGTCAGGTAAGGCAGGTTTGAAGTATGTTTGCAGCTCCAAAACATCATTGGGAAACGTATCAACACCAGAGGTCAGATATCGCCTTAGCGCTTGCGCGGTTACGCCATCTGTTCCAGGCGCACGGCCGAGCCCCAAATCAATCCGGTCTCCGTATAGAGACGCCAACGTCCCAAACTGTTCAGCGATCACCAATGGCGCGTGATTGGGAAGCATCACACCGCCAGATCCAATACGGATTGTGCTTGTGTTAGCCCCAATGTGCCCTAGGAGAACAGACGTGGCGGCACTTCCAATCCCCGGCATATTATGGTGCTCTGCCATCCAGAACCGGTGAAAGCCTAGCTCTTCCGCCCGTTTGGCAATATCAGCAGAATTTGCAAATGACTGCGAAGCTGTACTGCCATTTGGAATTGGGGAAAGGTCGAGAACGGAGTATTTTGTCATTGTTGTTTTACCTCTGCTCAGGAAAGAAAGCTCAGTTTGATACCGTCAATAATATACTGAACCGCCAGCGCCCCCAATATGACACCGAGCACACGAGTGACAATTTGCGTGAAAGTGGGCCCAACCAGTTTCTCAAGTTTTGGAGCCAAGAGAAACAGGACATATACAATCAGCAGAACGGCGCCAAGAACCACCAGGACTGTCGCCATATGAACAGGATTGTCCCTGTTAGAGCTCATCAGCAGCATAATTGAAGCGATTGCCCCCGGCCCCGAAATTAACGGGATAGAGATTGGGAAAACCGAAATATCATCAAACCCCCCATCATGCGATATTTCATCCTTCATCTTCTCTGCCTGACTTTCGCGGCGTTGAGTACGCTTTTCAAACACCATTTCAAGTGCCGTCAAGAAAAGCATCGCCCCACCTGCAATTCTGAAAGAGGCGATATTCACCCCGAGGAGTGATAAGAACCGATCGCCGAAAAAAGCAAAAAACAGTAAAGTCGCCCCGCCGATCAGAACACCCTTTAAGGCCATTTTGCGTTTATGCGAAATCGGTGCGCCTTGTGTCAGTCCAATAAAAATCGGCAAAAGGCCGAGGGGATCAATAATCACAAACATAGTGACAAAGGCGGTAAGTGCCACATCCATGACAGCAGGGGTAAACATATCTGGCTATGCCCATTGGTTAGTAACTGGTCTCATATAAGGTCAACGAAGGAAGAATGGCAAATTCAAACTTCCGCCGCGGCGGCCTCCCGTTTATGATACACAAAACAGAAAAGCCGTGAGAAGCGAATGAAACAAATTCCTGCCCCCCAATCAGATCTGCACCAAATGGTAAAGGATTTTGCCAAAGATCATATTTATCCAGTTCGGGAGAAACTGATCAAATCGAAGGAATTTCCGAGCGAAATCTGGAACCATGCCGCAAAATCTGGTTTGTTGGGTTTAGCTGTCTCTCCTGAGTTTTCGGGTAGCGGGGCGACATATGCCAATATTGCTGAATTTGGATATCTGCTAAACAGATATGGTGGTGTTCCTGGACTCACTATGAGTTTTACAACTCATTGGCTTTTTCCAAAGCTCCATATTGAAAGACTTGCATCGGCGGAGCAAAAAACCGACCTGCTTCCGCTTGTTGCTGAAGGGAAAGCGTCTCTTTCCGTCGCCATTTCTGAACCCAAATTTGGCGCTCATCCAAAACATCTGAAAAGTTCTCTGGTCGAAGAAGATGGAGTCTTCAACCTAACTGGTGAGAAAACTTTTCTGACAAATGGCCCTCTCGCCAGCCATTTCCTGACCCTTGTTGTTTCTGGAGAGGAAAATGGCATAAAAGAATTTAGTGCTATTTTACTCCCTGCGGATACGGAAGGTGTTCAAAAGACAGAAGGTGTTACTCTCAGTTTTCTTCAGCCATGCCCTCATGGCGGCATAAAGTTTCAAAACGCTAAAGTACCTACGTCATCCCTCATCGGGACAAAAGGATTGGCCTTTCAGGAAATATCTCATCCAACCCGCGTGATCGAAGATGCCATAGGTGCCTTTGGCCTTATTGGCTCACTTCATTCTCTATTTGATGATCTGGCCCGGCAAAACCCATATGAAAAACTAGATCTATTGGGCGCGGCCTTGTCAAAACTTGACGCACTCCTGCCTATTGCCCAACATCTCGCAAACAATGCGACACCTGAGAACCAGAATGCAGATGCGCTTTCGCATGTGTATCTAGGGTTCCGGTCTATCGTGGAGTATATTTTGGAGGAGCTCGAAAGTATCGTCAAAGCCAACGGCATTAGCCAATCTCCCTACGCGGAACTGTTACAGCGGGACATTCAAAAAACCTTGGGAATTGCGCGGTCTGCACAGGCTGTGAAACTCACAAAAAAAGGGGCCACGTACATTCAAGAACGGGCCCCAAGTGTTTAAATCAACACGACACACATCTTATTTTCTTCGGGTATCCGGGTGCAAACTGCGCCCTAGGATATGTTCGTTATTGCCAATCACGTGATGCCCGCTACCAATGATAAGTGGATCTGGTTGCCCCACCACTTCATGATCTTTTCCTGGGTAGTTCAAGGATGCGAGGAAATGACGCATACACTCAAGCCTCGCGCGTTTTTTGTCGCTAGATTTAACAATAATCCACGGGGCATCTGCCGTATCCGTGTAGAAGAACATTGCTTCTTTTGCTTCGGTATAATCATCCCATTTATCCAAAGACTGGCGATCAATCGGAGACAGTTTCCACTTCTTGAGTGGCTCTACCTCTCGTGATTTAAAACGGCTATGCTGCTCTTCCTGTGTGACGGAGAACCAGTATTTGTATAGTCGAATACCGCTTCGGACCATCATGCGCTCCAAATCGGGCGTCTGACGCATAAATTCAAGATACTCTTGTGCGGTACAGAACCCCATAACGCGTTCCACACCAGCACGGTTATACCAGGAACGATCGTAAAAGGTCATTTCACCACCTGCGGGGAAATGATGGATATACCGTTGAAAAAACCACTGTGTCTTCTCTCTTTCAGTAGGCTTATCCAGAGCGATAACACGCGCACCACGCGGGTTTAGATGTTCAGTAAACCGCTTGATTGCTCCCCCTTTACCGGCCGCATCACGGCCCTCGAACAAAAGAACAATTTTCTCGTTACTCTCTTTTACCCATTCCTGAACTTTCAATAGTTCAATTTGAAGAAGCTCTTTTTCTTTTTCATATTCTTTGCGGGGAATTTTTTCCTTATAAGGATACTCTCCAGTTTCGAAAATACGCCTGATCTCATCTTGCGACCATGAAGCCTCTTTTTTAGGTTGATCTGGACTGCTATCGACAGAAGCCTCCTCACCAATCGGTGCAACCAATGCCGGTTTTGACTCAGCAGTCTCTGCTACTGTCTTTTTCGCTGGCGTTTTACGTGAAGCTGGCATCTCCATTCCTTCCCCAATTAATACCATCAAGC
It includes:
- the ppk2 gene encoding polyphosphate kinase 2, producing the protein MPASRKTPAKKTVAETAESKPALVAPIGEEASVDSSPDQPKKEASWSQDEIRRIFETGEYPYKEKIPRKEYEKEKELLQIELLKVQEWVKESNEKIVLLFEGRDAAGKGGAIKRFTEHLNPRGARVIALDKPTEREKTQWFFQRYIHHFPAGGEMTFYDRSWYNRAGVERVMGFCTAQEYLEFMRQTPDLERMMVRSGIRLYKYWFSVTQEEQHSRFKSREVEPLKKWKLSPIDRQSLDKWDDYTEAKEAMFFYTDTADAPWIIVKSSDKKRARLECMRHFLASLNYPGKDHEVVGQPDPLIIGSGHHVIGNNEHILGRSLHPDTRRK
- a CDS encoding acyl-CoA dehydrogenase family protein, with the protein product MKQIPAPQSDLHQMVKDFAKDHIYPVREKLIKSKEFPSEIWNHAAKSGLLGLAVSPEFSGSGATYANIAEFGYLLNRYGGVPGLTMSFTTHWLFPKLHIERLASAEQKTDLLPLVAEGKASLSVAISEPKFGAHPKHLKSSLVEEDGVFNLTGEKTFLTNGPLASHFLTLVVSGEENGIKEFSAILLPADTEGVQKTEGVTLSFLQPCPHGGIKFQNAKVPTSSLIGTKGLAFQEISHPTRVIEDAIGAFGLIGSLHSLFDDLARQNPYEKLDLLGAALSKLDALLPIAQHLANNATPENQNADALSHVYLGFRSIVEYILEELESIVKANGISQSPYAELLQRDIQKTLGIARSAQAVKLTKKGATYIQERAPSV